The proteins below are encoded in one region of Drosophila santomea strain STO CAGO 1482 chromosome 3R, Prin_Dsan_1.1, whole genome shotgun sequence:
- the LOC120451288 gene encoding uncharacterized protein LOC120451288 isoform X1, which produces MKFYVLSWLLFFLAPGGCPIYSIDLATLEVPTNDFQNELTLQSMLSSELRDYRNGLIERVDDQMTNPPYSPPSSYQELEWFKDLPRDLQKATRSAPDSDSFLGTNLFGNYRKNCFSAEDIALISARQDFELLVPKSFPSSILTDSVVYMLLRYLNTVNQIVKRMSDEDTRLILQRAFYDALGGYLRYYLLPMAQLSFYAGRIKLNTVERLVNIYQQCKTTLNTNGNGWKTPHKDVMSQFKLGKIEPVKLPKSCHSQEDASSCAQLDQSCISQEPDQGNMIVTLPRLETLDENGYLSNIYLPFRKRRIYNLRSPRSEFILVKFFQSLTSCHRFQGISQANYNRQFLAWIKENLEMHYGDDVFYPGLGGILQIQERLSKEKYPEEESRAPSNENDAQRPPFSPKEDSRKISRSAIHWQETSEPEQQPEHQDEWLTGLENVQNRQEEVEECRECDNDETLIWCIAAFLTLLLLLILLIICCCMRRGRRKRVGPADAEAPPPKEKPKKEKEPLKAKEPEKEKEKKEDKSDTDGTRRYYYSGSGRSTSQRSVQANRYANNPELDSFTSTSSLGCQFNRKCMPMKFSRAKGGDYYAPDKNRDQMGKPVTAFKLLSDDSSPSRAPYRDVGRPALKSTLSVIPSSDSELDTKENRRQRQIRDEARRKKHKDLETGRKKEQTKSSEDKKQSSPERRSPKQVRIAMPKKEDTSDDPLLHRKKSEEKADSSSHRLKGGEESLKNSPSWETTFEDS; this is translated from the exons ATGAAATTTTATGTGCTCTCCTGGCTGCTTTTCTTTCTGGCACCCGGTGGTTGTCCCATATACAGCATCGACCTGGCTACTTTGGAGGTGCCAACCAACGATTTTCAAAACGAACTGACCCTGCAATCCATGCTCAGCTCGGAGCTGCGGGATTACCGCAATGGCCTTATCGAGCGGGTCGATGACCAGATGACGAATCCTCCATATTCCCCGCCAAGTAGCTACCAAGAGCTGGAATGGTTTAAGGATCTGCCCAGGGACCTGCAAAAGGCGACGAGAAGTGCACCAGATTCGGACTCCTTTCTGGGTACAAATCTGTTTGGCAACTATCGCAAAAATTGCTTTTCCGCGGAGGACATTGCTCTTATATCCGCCCGCCAAGACTTCGAACTGCTGGTGCCCAAATCCTTTCCATCATCCATCCTCACCGACAGCGTTGTTTACATGCTACTCCGGTACTTAAATACTGTTAACCAGATCGTGAAGCGGATGTCAGACGAGGACACGCGACTTATCCTTCAGAGAGCATTCTACGATGCCCTTGGTGGCTACCTTCGCTATTATCTGTTGCCCATGGCCCAGTTATCCTTCTATGCCGGACGCATCAAGCTGAACACCGTGGAGCGCTTGGTGAACATTTATCAACAATGCAAAACGACACTCAATACGAATGGAAATGGCTGGAAAACTCCGCACAAGGATGTAATGTCCCAGTTCAAGTTGGGAAAGATCGAACCCGTCAAGCTGCCCAAGAGCTGTCATTCCCAGGAGGATGCCTCCAGCTGTGCTCAACTAGATCAATCTTGCATCTCCCAAGAGCCGGATCAAGGCAACATGATTGTGACCCTGCCCCGACTGGAGACTCTGGATGAGAATGGCTACCTAAGCAACATATATTTGCCGTTTCGGAAGCGACGCATCTACAATCTTCGTTCTCCAAGATCAGAATTCATCCTGGTGAAGTTCTTTCAATCCCTAACCAGCTGTCATCGGTTTCAGGGCATCAGCCAGGCAAATTACAACCGCCAGTTTCTCGCCTGGATAAAGGAAAATCTAGAAATGCACTATGGGGACGATGTATTCTATCCGGGTCTCGGTGGGATTCTGCAGATCCAGGAGAGGCTGTCGAAAGAGAAGTATCCGGAAGAGGAATCCCGGGCACCATCCAATGAGAATGACGCGCAGAGACCTCCATTCTCTCCCAAAGAGGACTCTCGCAAGATTAGTCGCTCTGCCATTCACTGGCAGGAGACTTCGGAGCCAGAGCAGCAGCCGGAGCACCAAGACGAATGGCTAACCGGATTGGAGAACGTTCAGAACCGGCAGGAGGAAGTGGAGGAGTGCCGCGAGTGCGACAACGATGAGACATTGATTTGGTGCATTGCCGCCTTTCTGaccctgctcctgcttctcaTTCTGCTCATCATATGCTGTTGCATGCGAAGGGGCAGGAGGAAGAGGGTTGGCCCAGCGGATGCAGAAGCTCCTCCGCCGAAGGAGAaacccaaaaaagaaaaggagcCACTGAAGGCCAAAGAGccagaaaaggaaaaggaaaaaaaagaagataAAAGCGATACGGATGGTACTCGCCGGTACTACTACTCGGGTTCTGGTCGGTCCACCTCACAAAGATCGGTGCAGGCAAATC GTTATGCGAATAATCCCGAGCTAGATTCCTTCACCTCAACCTCGTCGCTGGGCTGTCAGTTCAACAGAAAGTGCATGCCCATGAAGTTCTCCCGAGCGAAAGGAGGGGATTACTATGCACCAGACAAGAACCGGGATCAGATGGGAAAGCCGGTCACTGCCTTCAAACTTCTTTCCGATGATTCGTCTCCTAGCCGAGCTCCCTACAGGGACGTTGGTAGGCCCGCTTTAAAGTCGACCCTATCGGTCATTCCTTCATCGGATAGCGAACTGGACACTAAAGAGAATAGGCGCCAAAGGCAAATCCGGGATGAAGCCAGGCGGAAGAAGCATAAGGACTTGGAGACTGGGCGAAAAAAGGAG CAGACCAAATCCTCAGAAGACAAGAAGCAGTCATCCCCAGAAAGGCGATCGCCCAAACAAGTGAGGATAG CTATGCCGAAAAAGGAAGATACCTCCGATGATCCTCTTTTGCACAGGAAAAAGTCTGAAGAGAAAGCAGATTCCTCTTCCCATCGACTTAAGGGCGGTGAAGAG TCTTTAAAGAATTCTCCCAGCTGGGAAACGACTTTTGAAGATAGCTAA
- the LOC120451288 gene encoding uncharacterized protein LOC120451288 isoform X2: MKFYVLSWLLFFLAPGGCPIYSIDLATLEVPTNDFQNELTLQSMLSSELRDYRNGLIERVDDQMTNPPYSPPSSYQELEWFKDLPRDLQKATRSAPDSDSFLGTNLFGNYRKNCFSAEDIALISARQDFELLVPKSFPSSILTDSVVYMLLRYLNTVNQIVKRMSDEDTRLILQRAFYDALGGYLRYYLLPMAQLSFYAGRIKLNTVERLVNIYQQCKTTLNTNGNGWKTPHKDVMSQFKLGKIEPVKLPKSCHSQEDASSCAQLDQSCISQEPDQGNMIVTLPRLETLDENGYLSNIYLPFRKRRIYNLRSPRSEFILVKFFQSLTSCHRFQGISQANYNRQFLAWIKENLEMHYGDDVFYPGLGGILQIQERLSKEKYPEEESRAPSNENDAQRPPFSPKEDSRKISRSAIHWQETSEPEQQPEHQDEWLTGLENVQNRQEEVEECRECDNDETLIWCIAAFLTLLLLLILLIICCCMRRGRRKRVGPADAEAPPPKEKPKKEKEPLKAKEPEKEKEKKEDKSDTDGTRRYYYSGSGRSTSQRSVQANRYANNPELDSFTSTSSLGCQFNRKCMPMKFSRAKGGDYYAPDKNRDQMGKPVTAFKLLSDDSSPSRAPYRDVGRPALKSTLSVIPSSDSELDTKENRRQRQIRDEARRKKHKDLETGRKKETKSSEDKKQSSPERRSPKQVRIAMPKKEDTSDDPLLHRKKSEEKADSSSHRLKGGEESLKNSPSWETTFEDS; this comes from the exons ATGAAATTTTATGTGCTCTCCTGGCTGCTTTTCTTTCTGGCACCCGGTGGTTGTCCCATATACAGCATCGACCTGGCTACTTTGGAGGTGCCAACCAACGATTTTCAAAACGAACTGACCCTGCAATCCATGCTCAGCTCGGAGCTGCGGGATTACCGCAATGGCCTTATCGAGCGGGTCGATGACCAGATGACGAATCCTCCATATTCCCCGCCAAGTAGCTACCAAGAGCTGGAATGGTTTAAGGATCTGCCCAGGGACCTGCAAAAGGCGACGAGAAGTGCACCAGATTCGGACTCCTTTCTGGGTACAAATCTGTTTGGCAACTATCGCAAAAATTGCTTTTCCGCGGAGGACATTGCTCTTATATCCGCCCGCCAAGACTTCGAACTGCTGGTGCCCAAATCCTTTCCATCATCCATCCTCACCGACAGCGTTGTTTACATGCTACTCCGGTACTTAAATACTGTTAACCAGATCGTGAAGCGGATGTCAGACGAGGACACGCGACTTATCCTTCAGAGAGCATTCTACGATGCCCTTGGTGGCTACCTTCGCTATTATCTGTTGCCCATGGCCCAGTTATCCTTCTATGCCGGACGCATCAAGCTGAACACCGTGGAGCGCTTGGTGAACATTTATCAACAATGCAAAACGACACTCAATACGAATGGAAATGGCTGGAAAACTCCGCACAAGGATGTAATGTCCCAGTTCAAGTTGGGAAAGATCGAACCCGTCAAGCTGCCCAAGAGCTGTCATTCCCAGGAGGATGCCTCCAGCTGTGCTCAACTAGATCAATCTTGCATCTCCCAAGAGCCGGATCAAGGCAACATGATTGTGACCCTGCCCCGACTGGAGACTCTGGATGAGAATGGCTACCTAAGCAACATATATTTGCCGTTTCGGAAGCGACGCATCTACAATCTTCGTTCTCCAAGATCAGAATTCATCCTGGTGAAGTTCTTTCAATCCCTAACCAGCTGTCATCGGTTTCAGGGCATCAGCCAGGCAAATTACAACCGCCAGTTTCTCGCCTGGATAAAGGAAAATCTAGAAATGCACTATGGGGACGATGTATTCTATCCGGGTCTCGGTGGGATTCTGCAGATCCAGGAGAGGCTGTCGAAAGAGAAGTATCCGGAAGAGGAATCCCGGGCACCATCCAATGAGAATGACGCGCAGAGACCTCCATTCTCTCCCAAAGAGGACTCTCGCAAGATTAGTCGCTCTGCCATTCACTGGCAGGAGACTTCGGAGCCAGAGCAGCAGCCGGAGCACCAAGACGAATGGCTAACCGGATTGGAGAACGTTCAGAACCGGCAGGAGGAAGTGGAGGAGTGCCGCGAGTGCGACAACGATGAGACATTGATTTGGTGCATTGCCGCCTTTCTGaccctgctcctgcttctcaTTCTGCTCATCATATGCTGTTGCATGCGAAGGGGCAGGAGGAAGAGGGTTGGCCCAGCGGATGCAGAAGCTCCTCCGCCGAAGGAGAaacccaaaaaagaaaaggagcCACTGAAGGCCAAAGAGccagaaaaggaaaaggaaaaaaaagaagataAAAGCGATACGGATGGTACTCGCCGGTACTACTACTCGGGTTCTGGTCGGTCCACCTCACAAAGATCGGTGCAGGCAAATC GTTATGCGAATAATCCCGAGCTAGATTCCTTCACCTCAACCTCGTCGCTGGGCTGTCAGTTCAACAGAAAGTGCATGCCCATGAAGTTCTCCCGAGCGAAAGGAGGGGATTACTATGCACCAGACAAGAACCGGGATCAGATGGGAAAGCCGGTCACTGCCTTCAAACTTCTTTCCGATGATTCGTCTCCTAGCCGAGCTCCCTACAGGGACGTTGGTAGGCCCGCTTTAAAGTCGACCCTATCGGTCATTCCTTCATCGGATAGCGAACTGGACACTAAAGAGAATAGGCGCCAAAGGCAAATCCGGGATGAAGCCAGGCGGAAGAAGCATAAGGACTTGGAGACTGGGCGAAAAAAGGAG ACCAAATCCTCAGAAGACAAGAAGCAGTCATCCCCAGAAAGGCGATCGCCCAAACAAGTGAGGATAG CTATGCCGAAAAAGGAAGATACCTCCGATGATCCTCTTTTGCACAGGAAAAAGTCTGAAGAGAAAGCAGATTCCTCTTCCCATCGACTTAAGGGCGGTGAAGAG TCTTTAAAGAATTCTCCCAGCTGGGAAACGACTTTTGAAGATAGCTAA